In one window of Opitutus sp. GAS368 DNA:
- a CDS encoding EVE domain-containing protein yields MNHWLVKSEPETYSWDDLVRDQRTDWTGVRNYAARLHLKAMAVGDEVCFYHSGESKSVVGLAKVTRTAFPDTTADEEGWVAVELAPVRPLAKPVTLAQIKAEPALKDMKLVRESRLSVSPVRPAEFTKILKLGSR; encoded by the coding sequence ATGAACCATTGGCTCGTGAAATCCGAACCCGAGACCTACTCGTGGGACGACCTCGTGCGCGACCAGCGCACCGACTGGACCGGCGTCCGCAACTATGCCGCCCGCCTCCACCTCAAGGCCATGGCCGTCGGCGACGAGGTTTGTTTTTATCACAGCGGCGAATCCAAGAGCGTCGTCGGCCTTGCGAAGGTCACGCGGACCGCCTTTCCCGACACCACGGCGGACGAGGAGGGCTGGGTCGCGGTCGAACTCGCACCGGTGAGACCGCTGGCCAAGCCCGTCACGCTCGCGCAGATCAAGGCGGAGCCGGCGCTCAAGGACATGAAGCTCGTGCGCGAGAGCCGGCTGTCCGTCTCGCCGGTCCGGCCGGCGGAATTCACGAAAATCCTAAAGCTCGGAAGCCGCTAA
- a CDS encoding SUMF1/EgtB/PvdO family nonheme iron enzyme: protein MNYDKVPELPDGPVKPASRRGLWLGGGLLLVAAGAAWWQFGREPAAPTVRQQQLAGVIAGLEARLEKLRTELAALPEDSPPAAHRALLEEAVTRQDELMRQRVPPATADGVRLSDWQAQLADFNARDLSRQSRELETAATELFRQKQTVAAVEKLREALRLQREINGGMSDRQMKSYGREAMLQQQLEELVAQPLLAEEQGILAEARAAAAGGSWTDALRLYGRARGIQQQLNTDFPRSRFSDLLADSRIETEIASLSATEALAQRDAFQQQATTAATAGKPAEADRLYALAADRQRVINTRFPQSRFVSMERLEQIEVERQTLHARPALDALRAGDGAVTGHLRRRELFQAQQQLAQAQQQLEDAVQQWPKARGFDEEMCERLNYLARRSADLVGIQDQTYDLLLPLPGRTPGALLKTGLPQALFALVMNQNPSRNPGPARPVDSVNHAEAKEFCRRLGWVLGAAVRLPTAAECRAAAGDPTFKDMAGGLGEWLAPEGGDPATAPVLIPGGTIQETPRTERSRTTGFRVVVEVDLLATR from the coding sequence ATGAATTATGACAAAGTGCCGGAGCTGCCAGACGGGCCGGTGAAACCGGCGTCCCGCCGCGGCCTGTGGCTGGGCGGCGGACTGCTGCTGGTGGCGGCGGGGGCGGCCTGGTGGCAATTCGGCCGGGAGCCGGCCGCTCCGACCGTCCGGCAGCAGCAATTGGCCGGGGTGATCGCCGGCCTGGAGGCGCGATTGGAAAAACTGCGCACGGAATTGGCGGCACTGCCGGAAGATTCGCCCCCGGCCGCGCACCGCGCGCTGCTCGAGGAGGCCGTGACGCGTCAGGACGAACTGATGCGGCAACGCGTGCCGCCGGCGACGGCCGATGGTGTGCGACTGAGCGACTGGCAGGCGCAGCTCGCCGACTTCAACGCCCGGGACCTGAGCCGGCAAAGCCGTGAGCTGGAAACCGCGGCCACGGAGCTTTTCCGCCAGAAACAGACCGTGGCCGCCGTGGAAAAGCTGCGCGAGGCCCTGCGGCTCCAGCGCGAGATCAACGGCGGCATGTCCGACCGGCAGATGAAAAGCTACGGCCGCGAGGCCATGTTGCAGCAGCAGCTCGAGGAGCTCGTGGCGCAGCCCCTGCTGGCCGAGGAACAGGGCATCCTGGCGGAGGCGCGGGCGGCGGCCGCGGGCGGCAGCTGGACGGATGCGCTGCGGCTCTACGGCCGGGCGCGCGGGATCCAGCAGCAGCTCAACACCGACTTTCCCCGCTCGCGGTTTTCCGACCTGCTGGCCGACAGCCGGATCGAGACGGAAATCGCGTCGCTCAGCGCGACCGAGGCGCTGGCGCAGCGGGATGCCTTCCAGCAGCAGGCGACCACCGCCGCCACCGCGGGGAAGCCGGCGGAAGCGGACCGCCTTTACGCGCTCGCCGCCGACCGGCAGCGGGTCATCAACACCCGGTTTCCCCAGAGCCGCTTTGTGTCCATGGAGCGGCTGGAACAGATCGAGGTGGAGCGGCAGACGCTGCACGCCCGGCCGGCGCTGGACGCGCTGCGAGCGGGTGACGGGGCCGTGACCGGCCACCTGCGCCGGCGCGAGCTGTTCCAGGCCCAGCAGCAACTGGCGCAGGCGCAGCAGCAGCTGGAGGACGCGGTGCAGCAGTGGCCCAAGGCCCGGGGTTTCGACGAGGAGATGTGCGAGCGGCTGAATTACCTGGCGCGGCGCTCGGCCGACCTGGTCGGGATCCAGGACCAGACCTATGATCTTCTGTTGCCGCTGCCGGGTCGCACGCCGGGGGCATTGCTGAAGACCGGACTGCCGCAGGCGCTGTTCGCGCTGGTGATGAACCAGAACCCCAGCCGGAATCCCGGGCCGGCACGGCCGGTGGATTCGGTCAACCACGCCGAGGCCAAGGAGTTTTGCCGGCGGCTGGGCTGGGTGCTGGGCGCGGCGGTGCGCCTGCCGACGGCGGCGGAATGCCGGGCTGCCGCGGGCGATCCGACCTTCAAGGATATGGCCGGCGGTTTGGGCGAATGGCTCGCACCCGAGGGGGGCGATCCGGCGACGGCACCGGTGCTGATTCCGGGCGGCACGATTCAGGAAACACCGCGCACGGAACGCTCCCGCACCACCGGTTTCCGGGTGGTCGTCGAGGTGGACCTGCTGGCGACGCGCTGA
- a CDS encoding prephenate dehydrogenase/arogenate dehydrogenase family protein → MFDRIAILAPGLLGASVARAARHYGAATHLTLWARRPETRLQLKGRPWCDAVTDSPADAVRAAQLVVICAPVDQIAALVAQIAPTLLAGAIVTDVGSVKGEICRLSHKTLGGRSHFVGSHPMAGSEKTGWEHGRADLFKGRTVFVTPLPETDARAAERVAAFWTTLEADVATIEPDAHDEIVAHISHLPQVLASTLCASLAQRDVRWRNYAGGGLRDTTRIAGSDPKLWKTILDQNRDEVLRAVRGYQEELHGLERALANRDWFEVQAILERGRAYRDQFRPIP, encoded by the coding sequence GTGTTTGACCGCATCGCCATCCTCGCTCCCGGCCTGCTCGGCGCCTCCGTGGCCCGGGCCGCGCGGCACTATGGCGCGGCCACCCATTTGACCCTCTGGGCCCGGCGCCCCGAGACCCGCCTGCAGCTCAAAGGCCGGCCGTGGTGTGACGCCGTGACGGACTCGCCCGCCGATGCCGTCCGGGCCGCCCAGCTCGTTGTCATCTGCGCCCCGGTGGACCAGATTGCCGCGCTCGTGGCACAGATCGCTCCCACGCTCCTGGCCGGCGCCATCGTCACCGACGTCGGCAGCGTCAAGGGCGAGATCTGCCGCCTGAGCCACAAGACGCTCGGCGGTCGCAGCCACTTTGTCGGTTCGCATCCCATGGCCGGTTCCGAGAAGACCGGCTGGGAACACGGCCGCGCCGACCTCTTCAAGGGTCGCACCGTCTTCGTCACCCCGCTGCCCGAGACCGATGCCCGGGCCGCGGAGCGCGTCGCCGCCTTCTGGACCACCCTTGAGGCCGATGTCGCCACCATCGAGCCCGACGCGCACGACGAGATCGTCGCGCACATCAGCCACCTGCCGCAGGTGCTGGCCTCCACGCTCTGCGCCAGCCTCGCCCAGCGCGACGTCCGGTGGCGCAACTACGCCGGCGGCGGCCTGCGCGACACCACGCGCATCGCCGGCAGCGACCCCAAGCTTTGGAAGACCATCCTCGACCAGAACCGCGACGAGGTGCTCCGCGCCGTCCGCGGCTACCAGGAGGAGCTGCACGGTCTCGAGCGCGCCCTCGCCAACCGCGACTGGTTCGAGGTGCAGGCCATCCTCGAACGCGGCCGCGCCTACCGCGACCAGTTCCGTCCGATACCGTGA
- the aroA gene encoding 3-phosphoshikimate 1-carboxyvinyltransferase — MSSYPDKLPILPFTRPVRGSITLPGSKSITNRALILAALGQGTTTLHGALFSRDTRIMVAALRALGFDVKTDEVALTITITGRGGEIPVREAKIDVGNAGTAARFLTAFVCLRPDGTYHFDGDEAMRRRPIGALLEALESQGAKANARTFPFTLKTAGLRGGNVELDASESSQMLSALLMVAPHARSPLTVRLKGEAGSKPFIAMTEAMVTQFAARPADYPIEGDASAGSYFLALPLVTDGRLTFTNYGGPLQGDVKFRDVVAAVGSTRRAVTQNFREFSDTFLTLAAIAPLLDGPTKISGIAHTRKQETDRVAGMARELKKLGQHVIESEDALEIHPRPLMPGIEIETYHDHRFAMSFGILGCHDLLKSGQPWLTIKDPGCCAKTFPAFFDLLAGLRTASH; from the coding sequence ATGTCTTCCTATCCCGACAAGCTTCCTATTCTTCCCTTCACCCGGCCGGTGCGCGGCAGTATCACGCTGCCCGGCTCCAAGAGCATCACGAACCGCGCGCTCATCCTCGCGGCGCTGGGCCAAGGCACGACCACCCTGCACGGCGCCCTCTTCAGCCGCGACACCCGCATCATGGTCGCGGCGCTGCGCGCCCTCGGCTTTGACGTGAAGACCGACGAGGTCGCGCTGACCATCACGATCACCGGCCGGGGCGGCGAAATTCCCGTGCGCGAGGCGAAGATCGATGTGGGCAACGCCGGCACCGCCGCACGCTTTCTCACGGCGTTCGTCTGCCTGCGGCCCGACGGCACCTACCACTTTGACGGCGACGAAGCCATGCGCCGCCGGCCCATCGGCGCCCTGCTCGAGGCGTTGGAGTCGCAGGGCGCCAAGGCCAATGCGCGCACCTTTCCCTTCACGCTCAAGACCGCCGGCCTGCGCGGCGGCAACGTCGAGCTCGATGCCTCGGAAAGCAGCCAGATGCTCTCAGCACTGCTGATGGTCGCACCGCACGCCCGGTCGCCGCTCACGGTGCGGCTCAAGGGCGAAGCCGGCTCCAAGCCTTTCATCGCCATGACCGAGGCGATGGTGACGCAGTTTGCCGCTCGACCCGCCGACTACCCGATCGAAGGCGACGCCTCCGCCGGCAGTTACTTCCTGGCGTTGCCGCTCGTGACGGATGGCCGGCTCACCTTCACGAACTACGGCGGCCCACTTCAGGGTGACGTGAAATTTCGCGACGTGGTCGCGGCGGTCGGCTCCACTCGCCGCGCCGTCACACAGAACTTCCGCGAGTTTTCCGACACTTTCCTCACCCTCGCCGCGATCGCCCCGCTGCTTGACGGCCCGACGAAGATCTCCGGCATCGCGCACACCCGCAAACAGGAGACCGACCGCGTCGCCGGCATGGCCCGAGAGCTGAAAAAGCTCGGCCAGCACGTGATCGAGTCGGAGGACGCCCTGGAAATCCACCCGCGCCCGCTCATGCCCGGCATCGAAATCGAGACCTACCACGATCACCGCTTCGCGATGAGCTTCGGCATCCTCGGCTGCCACGACCTGCTCAAAAGCGGCCAACCCTGGCTGACGATCAAGGATCCCGGCTGCTGCGCGAAGACCTTCCCGGCATTCTTTGACTTGCTGGCGGGCCTCCGCACTGCGTCTCATTGA
- the cmk gene encoding (d)CMP kinase codes for MAIPPFIIIAIDGGAASGKSSSSKILADRFNLLHVDTGSFYRHITYELLRRGVSHTDLPNLKAALADLKFTTRLNGRSAQMLIGGEPASSEIRGQNVNDHVSHYAAIPEVRHTLLGYQRGQVDVAKQHGFRGLVMEGRDIGSVIFPAADFRFFLHADPAERAKRRAKEGGQDSIAERDRLDSSRKASPLTCPAGAIDIDSTFISLDQVVEKMAALIAPKLK; via the coding sequence ATGGCGATCCCGCCTTTCATCATCATCGCGATCGACGGCGGCGCCGCCTCCGGCAAGTCGTCATCGTCCAAGATCCTCGCCGACCGGTTCAACCTGCTGCACGTGGACACCGGCTCCTTCTACCGGCACATCACCTACGAGCTGCTGCGCCGCGGCGTGTCGCACACCGACCTGCCGAACCTCAAGGCGGCGCTCGCCGACCTGAAGTTCACCACCCGGCTCAACGGCCGCTCGGCCCAGATGCTCATCGGTGGCGAACCCGCCAGCAGCGAGATCCGCGGGCAGAACGTCAACGACCACGTCTCGCACTACGCCGCCATCCCCGAGGTGCGGCACACGCTGCTGGGTTACCAGCGCGGCCAGGTGGACGTGGCGAAGCAACACGGCTTCCGCGGCCTCGTGATGGAGGGCCGCGACATCGGCTCGGTGATTTTCCCCGCGGCCGACTTCCGCTTCTTCCTGCACGCCGACCCCGCCGAGCGCGCCAAGCGCCGCGCGAAGGAGGGCGGCCAGGACTCCATCGCCGAGCGCGACCGGCTCGACTCCTCGCGCAAGGCCTCGCCCCTCACCTGCCCCGCCGGCGCCATCGACATCGACTCGACGTTCATTTCGCTCGATCAGGTCGTCGAAAAGATGGCCGCGCTCATCGCACCAAAGCTGAAATGA
- a CDS encoding lysophospholipid acyltransferase family protein: MPRTPDHLKMRPFYGFFHYLASLVHSMWFRGEVVGTENFPAEGPFLIASNHASHLDPPMVGSQIAKQMRFFARKSLWDNRLLAWWLDRVETISVERDSGDIGAIKKVLQALKEDRAVVLFPEGTRSPDGHLQKAKAGVGLMACKTGVPVVPCRVYGSFAAYGKGAKVPRFGTPITIVFGEPIPARDYDDPAAGKARYETAAQRIMDRIAALPEPHYAVI, encoded by the coding sequence ATGCCCCGCACGCCCGACCACCTGAAGATGCGGCCGTTCTACGGCTTCTTCCATTACCTGGCCAGCCTGGTGCACAGCATGTGGTTTCGCGGCGAGGTGGTCGGCACGGAAAACTTCCCCGCCGAGGGGCCCTTCCTGATCGCCTCCAATCACGCCAGCCATCTCGATCCGCCGATGGTCGGCAGCCAGATCGCGAAGCAGATGCGTTTCTTCGCGCGCAAGAGCCTGTGGGACAACCGGCTTCTCGCCTGGTGGCTGGACCGGGTGGAAACCATCTCCGTCGAACGCGACAGCGGCGACATCGGCGCCATCAAGAAGGTGCTGCAGGCGCTGAAGGAAGACCGGGCCGTCGTGCTGTTCCCCGAGGGCACGCGCTCGCCTGACGGCCACCTGCAAAAGGCCAAGGCCGGCGTCGGCCTTATGGCGTGCAAGACGGGCGTGCCGGTGGTGCCCTGCCGCGTCTACGGCTCGTTCGCAGCCTACGGCAAGGGCGCCAAGGTCCCGCGCTTCGGCACGCCCATCACGATCGTCTTCGGTGAACCGATTCCCGCCCGCGACTACGACGATCCCGCGGCCGGCAAGGCCCGCTACGAGACCGCCGCGCAGCGCATCATGGACCGCATCGCGGCCCTGCCCGAGCCGCACTACGCGGTGATCTGA
- a CDS encoding alpha-hydroxy-acid oxidizing protein produces MSEPHSDIGRKRQRTIYVAGVGGQRPAVPVGQAELEKAAQAAMTAEAWAYVAGGAGRESTMDANRAAFERWRIVPRVLRDVEKRDLSVELFDRRLPSPLLLCPVGVLGLVHRDADLAVAKAAAALHVPYIFSNQASVPMETCAAAMSDSPRWFQLYWSRSNELVASFVQRAEACGCSAIVLTLDTTMLGWRPRDLDLGSLPFMTGQGIAQYTSDPVFRAELGRANPPDEPRSSDGSSGTTRPTLNWQTIATALEQKANFPGGLLKNLTSGDPRGAVQRFMTTYSRPSLQWEDLKFLRQHTKLPILLKGVLHPDDAKKAVALGIDGLVVSNHGGRQIDGEIASLDALPAVAEAVNGKIPVLLDSGVRGGADVFKALALGATAVCLGRPYVYGLAVAGQPGVEEVIGNVLAEFDLTLGLAGCSSVKEVTQAALARL; encoded by the coding sequence ATGAGCGAACCACACTCAGACATCGGCCGGAAACGGCAGCGCACCATCTATGTCGCTGGCGTGGGTGGACAACGTCCCGCGGTGCCGGTCGGCCAAGCCGAACTGGAAAAGGCCGCCCAAGCGGCGATGACAGCCGAGGCTTGGGCCTACGTGGCGGGCGGAGCCGGGCGCGAATCAACCATGGACGCCAACCGCGCGGCGTTCGAACGCTGGCGGATCGTGCCGCGGGTGCTGCGCGACGTCGAGAAACGCGACCTGTCGGTCGAGCTGTTCGACCGTCGCCTGCCGTCGCCGCTGCTGCTGTGTCCGGTCGGCGTGCTCGGCCTGGTGCATCGTGACGCCGATCTCGCGGTCGCGAAAGCCGCGGCGGCGCTGCACGTGCCCTATATCTTTTCCAACCAGGCCTCGGTGCCGATGGAAACCTGTGCCGCCGCGATGAGCGACAGTCCGCGCTGGTTTCAGCTCTACTGGAGCCGGTCGAACGAGCTCGTGGCCTCGTTCGTGCAGCGGGCCGAGGCCTGCGGTTGCTCGGCCATCGTGCTGACGCTCGACACGACGATGCTCGGCTGGCGGCCGCGTGACCTCGACCTCGGTTCGCTGCCGTTCATGACGGGGCAGGGCATCGCGCAATACACGAGCGATCCGGTGTTCCGGGCCGAATTAGGTAGGGCGAATCCTCCGGATGAGCCGCGTTCGAGTGACGGCTCGTCAGGGACGACTCGCCCTACCTTGAACTGGCAGACCATCGCCACGGCGCTGGAGCAGAAGGCGAATTTTCCCGGCGGGTTGCTCAAGAACCTCACCTCCGGCGATCCCCGCGGGGCGGTGCAGCGCTTCATGACGACCTACTCGCGTCCGTCGCTGCAGTGGGAGGACCTGAAGTTCCTGCGTCAGCACACCAAGCTGCCCATCCTGCTCAAAGGGGTGTTGCACCCCGACGACGCGAAGAAAGCGGTTGCGCTCGGCATTGACGGGCTGGTGGTGTCGAACCACGGCGGCCGGCAGATCGACGGGGAGATCGCCTCGCTCGACGCGTTGCCCGCGGTCGCGGAGGCCGTTAATGGCAAGATCCCGGTTTTGCTCGACAGCGGCGTGCGTGGCGGGGCGGATGTGTTCAAGGCCCTCGCGCTCGGCGCGACGGCGGTCTGCCTCGGTCGGCCGTATGTCTATGGTCTCGCGGTCGCCGGTCAGCCGGGCGTCGAGGAAGTCATCGGCAACGTGCTTGCCGAGTTCGATCTGACGCTCGGGCTCGCGGGTTGCAGCAGCGTGAAGGAAGTCACGCAGGCTGCATTGGCTCGACTGTAA
- a CDS encoding IS110 family transposase codes for MNSYYKVESTEPVRYVSLDISKARLDYTIAGQKCRQVPNTAAGIATLITLVQPLPGVRVVCEATGGYERRLLEQLHQASVPVCRLQPGRVRNFARAEGTLAKTDKIDVGLIYRYACAMHPRVEKPPLPEVTALRELLDYRRQLVDQGTQTANRLETAGPTLQALLQAQREQQAAALAKADELVAQQVRAHPALRAKAERMQQLQGVGPVLATTLLAYLPELGEEDDKRIAALVGVAPHAHDSGETSRPRHARGGRVEVRNVLYMAAVSASQHNPVLSLFYQRLQAAGKPANVCLLAVMRKMIVVLNRMLKDPHFTLVG; via the coding sequence ATGAACTCGTATTACAAGGTAGAGTCGACCGAACCTGTGCGGTACGTCAGCTTGGATATCTCCAAGGCGCGCCTGGACTACACCATTGCCGGCCAGAAGTGCCGGCAGGTCCCGAACACGGCAGCGGGCATTGCCACGCTGATCACCCTCGTCCAGCCGCTGCCGGGAGTGCGCGTGGTATGCGAAGCGACGGGCGGGTATGAACGCCGGTTGCTGGAGCAGCTGCACCAAGCGAGCGTACCGGTCTGCCGCTTGCAGCCCGGGCGGGTGCGTAACTTCGCCCGGGCGGAGGGCACGCTGGCCAAAACCGACAAGATTGATGTGGGGCTGATCTATCGCTACGCTTGCGCGATGCATCCCCGCGTGGAGAAGCCGCCGCTGCCCGAGGTAACCGCGTTGCGCGAGCTGCTGGATTATCGCCGGCAGCTGGTAGATCAAGGCACGCAAACGGCCAACCGGCTGGAAACAGCAGGCCCGACCTTGCAGGCCTTGCTGCAGGCGCAACGCGAGCAACAAGCCGCCGCCCTGGCCAAGGCCGACGAGTTGGTGGCGCAGCAGGTGCGGGCGCATCCCGCCCTGCGGGCCAAGGCAGAGCGGATGCAGCAGTTGCAAGGGGTCGGTCCGGTGCTGGCGACGACGCTGTTGGCGTACCTGCCGGAACTGGGCGAAGAGGACGACAAGCGCATCGCCGCCTTGGTCGGAGTGGCCCCGCATGCCCACGACAGCGGCGAAACCTCCCGGCCGCGCCATGCCCGCGGTGGCCGCGTGGAGGTCCGCAACGTCCTGTACATGGCCGCAGTCAGTGCCTCCCAGCACAACCCGGTCCTGTCGCTGTTCTATCAGCGACTCCAGGCCGCCGGCAAACCCGCCAACGTCTGCCTGCTCGCCGTCATGCGCAAAATGATTGTCGTGCTCAACCGCATGCTCAAAGACCCACACTTTACCCTTGTCGGCTGA
- the trpS gene encoding tryptophan--tRNA ligase has translation MPRILTGITPSGTLHIGNYFGAMRPAIELQAGGDAYYFIADYHSMTALDNAKLRRAYTREIALDWLACGLDPAKAVFWRQSDVPEVCELTWLIGSLTPMGLLERAHSYKDKVAKGISPNFGLFAYPVLMAADILLFDTNVVPVGRDQKQHLEMTRDIAFKFNGIYGETFVVPEERISETMAVIPGLDGQKMSKSYGNTIEIFGDEKALRKKIMGIVMDSRTPAEPKPDADRNLAVQLLKLFAPKDVAADFEHRLRAGGLGYGDLKKTLFEHYWNFFAPYRAKRAELATNPDYVDQVLRDGAQRARAVAEKTMARARQACGLR, from the coding sequence ATGCCCCGCATCCTCACCGGCATCACGCCCTCCGGCACCCTGCACATCGGCAATTATTTCGGCGCCATGCGCCCGGCCATCGAGCTGCAGGCCGGCGGCGACGCCTATTATTTCATCGCCGACTACCACTCGATGACGGCGCTTGATAACGCCAAATTACGCCGCGCTTACACACGAGAGATCGCGCTCGATTGGCTCGCCTGCGGCCTTGATCCTGCCAAGGCCGTCTTCTGGCGACAGAGTGACGTCCCTGAGGTTTGCGAACTCACCTGGCTGATCGGCTCACTTACGCCCATGGGCCTGCTTGAGCGCGCCCACAGTTACAAGGACAAGGTCGCCAAGGGCATCTCGCCCAACTTCGGCCTGTTTGCCTACCCGGTGCTCATGGCTGCCGACATCCTGCTCTTCGACACCAACGTCGTGCCCGTCGGTCGGGACCAGAAGCAGCATTTGGAAATGACGCGCGATATCGCTTTTAAATTCAATGGAATCTACGGGGAAACCTTCGTCGTGCCCGAGGAGCGCATCAGCGAGACCATGGCCGTCATCCCCGGTCTTGACGGCCAGAAGATGTCCAAGAGCTACGGCAACACGATCGAGATCTTCGGCGACGAGAAGGCACTGCGGAAAAAGATCATGGGCATCGTCATGGACTCGCGCACGCCCGCCGAGCCCAAGCCCGACGCCGACAGGAACCTCGCCGTCCAGCTCCTGAAGCTGTTCGCGCCGAAGGACGTTGCCGCCGACTTCGAGCACCGGCTGCGCGCCGGCGGCCTCGGCTACGGCGACCTCAAGAAGACGCTGTTCGAGCACTACTGGAATTTCTTCGCCCCGTATCGCGCCAAGCGCGCCGAGCTCGCGACCAATCCCGATTACGTGGACCAGGTCCTGCGCGATGGCGCCCAGCGCGCCCGCGCCGTGGCCGAAAAGACGATGGCCCGCGCCCGCCAGGCCTGCGGCCTGCGCTGA
- a CDS encoding UDP-N-acetylglucosamine diphosphorylase, whose protein sequence is MAVQASAFFALPPSLARFAKFFPAAATPWDWLKQVGAALEGLEANPAGPKIPPGVHIEGKVWLHASVKLPPYAVIQGPAYIGANTQIRPGAFIRGHVIAGENCVLGNSCEFKNCLLLDGVQAAHFNYVGDSLLGNGAHLGAGVICSNLRLDQGEVMVRLPNGTVGTGLKKFGAVIGDRAEVGCNAVLNPGSLIGPRAMIMPCTAFGGYVAANTVARIRHVITTLPRRD, encoded by the coding sequence ATGGCCGTGCAAGCCTCCGCCTTCTTCGCCCTGCCTCCGTCGCTGGCCCGGTTCGCCAAGTTTTTTCCGGCCGCGGCGACGCCGTGGGACTGGCTGAAGCAGGTCGGCGCGGCGCTGGAGGGCCTCGAGGCGAACCCCGCCGGTCCGAAGATTCCGCCCGGGGTCCATATTGAAGGCAAAGTCTGGCTGCACGCCTCGGTCAAGCTTCCGCCTTACGCGGTCATCCAGGGGCCGGCCTACATCGGCGCGAACACCCAGATCCGCCCCGGCGCGTTCATCCGCGGCCACGTCATCGCCGGCGAAAACTGCGTCCTCGGCAACTCCTGCGAGTTCAAGAACTGCCTGCTGCTCGACGGCGTGCAGGCCGCGCATTTCAACTACGTGGGCGACTCCCTGCTCGGCAACGGCGCGCACCTCGGCGCCGGCGTCATCTGTTCCAACCTCCGGCTCGACCAGGGTGAGGTGATGGTGCGCCTGCCCAACGGCACGGTCGGCACGGGCCTGAAGAAATTCGGTGCCGTGATCGGCGACCGGGCCGAGGTCGGCTGCAACGCCGTGCTCAACCCCGGTTCGCTCATCGGTCCGCGTGCGATGATCATGCCCTGCACCGCCTTCGGCGGCTATGTCGCGGCCAACACCGTGGCCCGCATCCGGCACGTCATCACGACGTTGCCGCGCCGGGACTGA